The DNA sequence TGGGCCAACAAACCCGACTGTACCAAGAAGGTTCACCTATCTAAAAATATTGTTTCAACAATACCAAAACTGAATTCCGATATGAACTTCCAAAGAGGTTGAGATGTACCAACAGATAATATAGCTGATAAACATCGTTACATTGCCGTTGGTTTTGATGTGGAGGAATGACTTCGTGATAGGCCTCGTAAAAAGAAGTCCCAAACCCACCGAACAAACGACTCATGGCCAAATCGACGGCAGAATGCCCTGCATAGACAGCCGGATCGATTAAGTAGGGAGTGCCATTCGATGCAATAAGGTAATTGCCGCCCCATAGATCACCGTGGAGCAGGGAGGGGGTCACTTTACCAAAGAGATTTTGGCACACATCGAGCATCTTTGCGGTCGAAGGAATTTGCTGTTTTGACAGCAAATTTTGCTGCCACCCCATTTTTATTTGAGGTAACAGTCGTTCGCGTACATAAAATGTGGCCCAATCGACATGCTGCTGATTGCATTGCGGCAGACTGCCAATAAAATTATCATGATCGTTTCCAAAGAAGGGAGGCATGGTAGTTCGGTGCAATTCGGCCAGTTTGCTCCCTAATCTTTCAAAGTCTTTTTCTGATGGGCGCTTGCTTTCAACAAACTCCATTACCAAATAAGAAACCCCTTCAAATTGCCCTGTTGTATGGGTTTTGGGTATGGCAATGGTATTTGTGGCCGCCAGTTGCCGCAGCCCTTTAGCCTCGGCTTCATACATGGGAAACGCATTTGGGTCGTTTGAACTTTTCACGAAATACAGGCCATGGGCCGTTTCGACTTTGTGGGCAGTCGAAATATCACCCCCTGAAACGGGGCATATTTTTTTAATGGGTTCGTTTAAAAGGGATTCGAGGTGTTCAAGCAAAGGTTTCAAGGTGAAATATGGATATCATAGTTCTTTTCGGTACGTCCACCGTTTTTTGTGGGTCACGGGATTGAAGTGCTTCCAAAGTTGGCGTATGGCTATATTTTCTTCCAATTCTGGGGTGCGAATACAGTTGACGATCCCTTTTTTCGTAAAAGTATGGTAGTATTCATTAAAAATAACGGCGGTGACCCCTTTGCTTTGGTATTCAGGATGTATTCCTATCAAATAAAAGATAACGTCTTTGCTCTGTTTCTTGGCCCTTAACAGGTGAAAAACCCCAAAAGGAAAAAGTTTTCCGTTCGCTTTTTGCAAGGCCTTTGAAAAAGAGGGCATCACTATGGCAAAGGCTACCAATTCATCGTTCTCATCCACCACAAACTTAATGTATTCGGGATTGATAAAACTTATATACCTCTTTTTGAAATAGGCTTTCTGTACCTCCGTAATTTTTACAAAAGATGAGAGTTTTGCATAAGTGGCATTGAAGAGATCGAACATCTTGTCGACCCAGGGCATAATCTCTTCACTTTTTTTAAAGTTCATGGGCCGCAGGCCATATCGTAATTTGACCAGCTCATTGGCCTTGGTGAAGAGCTTTGGATCGGCAGCGGAAAAAAGAAATTTATTCTCAAGATATCCTTTCTCTTTTACCATGCCAAACTGCTCATAATGCGATTGGTAGTAGGGGTGGTTGTACCAAGTGATCATAGTACCTAGATGGTCAAAACCGTCAATCAACACGCCCACTTTGTCGAGATTTGAGAAACCGACGGGGCCTTCCATATAGGCAAGCCCATTTGCTTTCCCGATTTCAGTGACCTTGTTCAACAATGTCTTTGAGACCTCCTTGTCGTCAACAAAGTCAAACCAACCGAAGCGCATTTTTTTAAGTCCTTGCTCCTTGACTTCGAGCCAATTGATGATGGCGGCGACGCGCCCCACAATTTTTCCATCCCTGTAGGCCAAGAAAAACCAAGCTTCCGCGCTTTTGAATGCTGGATTTTTATCCTTATCAAATGAGCCCAGCTCGTCATTGATAATGGGTGGCACCCAATATTGATTGCCCTTGTAAAGTGAAAAAGGAAATTTTACAAATTGCTTGAGTTCGGGTTTGGTAGTGGCTTCTTTTATAGTGATCATGCTGCTGCTTTACTAAACACAATATTATGAATATTCGCCGCAGCATAAAAGCAGGGGTGCTAAAACTTAGAAGTCGATCTTGTCCTTTTTCTTTCTTTTGCCCTTTTTTCGTTTTTTCATGGCCTTACGGCTAATTTTATCACCGGTATTTTGTTGATCAATGGGTTTCAGCTCGTCTTTGTGAAAGTCCCAACGGTATGAGAAACCGGTTGAAATAAAAATCCGTGAGGGCGTATTTTTAACACTGGCCCCCAGGTTAATATCGGCCTGAAAATTTTCATTGAACAAATGGGCCACCCCTGTACGTAAAAGTAAATCGGCATAACGATCGCTGTCAACACCTTGGTGTTCTATAAAAGCACTCCATTTTGGGTTTCGAAAGGCATGCGAAATGGAAACAAGGTAACTCAGTTCGGGATCGTCTGAAGAAATGCGGTCATAGGCAACGTTTGTGATCAAAACCATTCTTGGGGTCAATCGACTCTGGGTCGCCACCATTCCACGATAGGTGATGGTCGGAATATCTGGATAGAAGGGGTTATCACCCAAATTAAAAGTGGCACCCCCATAAACGGAAACCGAGGGAATCAAATTTTTTAGTTGAAATAAATTGTTCGCCCGCCAACTATAAAGGTTGGGCTTGTTTCTGTCAGGATCTTTATACCGGTCGTAGATCAAATATTTGAGACCGAGTCGATTTCGTGAAAAATCGGTTCGGGTTTCGTCAAAGCCAAAATTGTTGAAGGTGATGTTCTGGTTGATGAAGGTGCCCTCGTATTTGATTTCCAATTGCTCGACCAACAATCCGTAGCGAAGTGCAAAGTCTGCTCCCAAAATATTGGAATCTGTATTCAGGTCGGTATGGTCTTGTTGCTCGTACAATATGCCAAATTCGGTCTGAACTACATTTTTGCCAACGGCATATGCGCTGACCGCCAGCCCTGGCCGATTCGAGTTGATGACATCGGTGTACTGGGCAATACCGAAAAGCGGGAGTAAAAACGAGAAAAAGAAGACGTTTTTGAAAGATGAAAGGTTCATGTAAGCTGTTTTAATACTTTTTTATGAAACTTTGCGGTCGAAAAACTGACCAACAGTGTAATTTTGAACCTATAGTTGACAAGTATGGTTTTACTGAAAACGATATTAATACTCATATTAGTATACTACGGACTCAAATTGCTTTGGCGACTGTTTGCCCCAAGACTGTTCGGTTATGCGGTTAAAAAGGCTGAAGAACGTTTCGGGCAAGAGTTTGGCAATTTTCAAGATTTTTCCGAATCCCCGAAAAGAGAGGGAGAGACCACTATCTCTAAAAGGCCGTTCCGCAAAGCGAACCCATCAAAAAAGGTTGGGGAATACATAGATTTTGAAGAAATTGACTAATATTGAGGCACTCAATGTTTGTTCATGAAGCTTTCCGCAAAGGCAATCTTTACCCATCTTATCGTTATTGCGCTGTTCTTACTGGCCTCGGTGGTTTATTTTTACCCCGTGCTACAGGGCAAGGCCATCTATCAGTCTGATATTGCCCAGTACAAGGGCATGGCCAAAGAACGGGACGATTTCAAAGAAAACACAGGCATCGAATCGTATTGGACGAACAGTGCCTTTGGGGGCATGCC is a window from the Muricauda sp. SCSIO 65647 genome containing:
- a CDS encoding GTP cyclohydrolase, with the protein product MITIKEATTKPELKQFVKFPFSLYKGNQYWVPPIINDELGSFDKDKNPAFKSAEAWFFLAYRDGKIVGRVAAIINWLEVKEQGLKKMRFGWFDFVDDKEVSKTLLNKVTEIGKANGLAYMEGPVGFSNLDKVGVLIDGFDHLGTMITWYNHPYYQSHYEQFGMVKEKGYLENKFLFSAADPKLFTKANELVKLRYGLRPMNFKKSEEIMPWVDKMFDLFNATYAKLSSFVKITEVQKAYFKKRYISFINPEYIKFVVDENDELVAFAIVMPSFSKALQKANGKLFPFGVFHLLRAKKQSKDVIFYLIGIHPEYQSKGVTAVIFNEYYHTFTKKGIVNCIRTPELEENIAIRQLWKHFNPVTHKKRWTYRKEL
- a CDS encoding transporter; translated protein: MNLSSFKNVFFFSFLLPLFGIAQYTDVINSNRPGLAVSAYAVGKNVVQTEFGILYEQQDHTDLNTDSNILGADFALRYGLLVEQLEIKYEGTFINQNITFNNFGFDETRTDFSRNRLGLKYLIYDRYKDPDRNKPNLYSWRANNLFQLKNLIPSVSVYGGATFNLGDNPFYPDIPTITYRGMVATQSRLTPRMVLITNVAYDRISSDDPELSYLVSISHAFRNPKWSAFIEHQGVDSDRYADLLLRTGVAHLFNENFQADINLGASVKNTPSRIFISTGFSYRWDFHKDELKPIDQQNTGDKISRKAMKKRKKGKRKKKDKIDF
- a CDS encoding fructosamine kinase family protein; translation: MKPLLEHLESLLNEPIKKICPVSGGDISTAHKVETAHGLYFVKSSNDPNAFPMYEAEAKGLRQLAATNTIAIPKTHTTGQFEGVSYLVMEFVESKRPSEKDFERLGSKLAELHRTTMPPFFGNDHDNFIGSLPQCNQQHVDWATFYVRERLLPQIKMGWQQNLLSKQQIPSTAKMLDVCQNLFGKVTPSLLHGDLWGGNYLIASNGTPYLIDPAVYAGHSAVDLAMSRLFGGFGTSFYEAYHEVIPPHQNQRQCNDVYQLYYLLVHLNLFGSSYRNSVLVLLKQYF
- a CDS encoding DUF4834 family protein; this encodes MVLLKTILILILVYYGLKLLWRLFAPRLFGYAVKKAEERFGQEFGNFQDFSESPKREGETTISKRPFRKANPSKKVGEYIDFEEID